In Desulfobaccales bacterium, a genomic segment contains:
- the otsB gene encoding trehalose-phosphatase, with the protein MVQGRRQGRKLLLLLDYDGTLVEIAPRPELAHPTPGLLRLLARLINRLDYAVVVVSGRPLQNLLKLLPIPGLNYLGSHGGEGLIAGKPLNLISGESGSEEISRWKKQLSGLLEHFTGWWIEDKPQGFALHYRQVSPGQEDQLLKIIETWKAHIVESGSYQLLPGKKVMEVLPYGVNKGEAIQGILLSSDFVGYFPLYIGDDTTDESVFAVIQEQGLSFKVGDEEQPTKATHFLKNPAQVRDFLALLATQGEEKP; encoded by the coding sequence ATGGTGCAAGGCCGTAGGCAAGGGCGAAAGCTCCTGTTACTGTTGGACTACGATGGCACCTTGGTAGAGATTGCCCCCCGTCCCGAGTTGGCCCACCCTACCCCTGGGCTTTTGCGACTACTGGCCCGCCTCATTAATCGGCTCGATTATGCAGTGGTGGTGGTCTCTGGGCGACCTCTGCAAAATTTACTTAAATTATTGCCCATCCCTGGACTTAATTATCTTGGCTCCCATGGAGGAGAAGGCCTGATTGCCGGAAAGCCCTTGAATTTAATCAGCGGGGAATCTGGCTCAGAAGAGATTTCTAGATGGAAAAAACAGTTGTCCGGACTTTTGGAGCATTTTACCGGCTGGTGGATCGAAGACAAACCCCAGGGTTTTGCCCTCCATTACCGGCAAGTCTCTCCAGGACAGGAAGATCAACTCTTAAAGATTATAGAAACCTGGAAGGCACATATAGTTGAGTCTGGGTCCTACCAGCTTCTTCCAGGGAAAAAGGTGATGGAGGTCTTGCCCTACGGAGTAAACAAGGGTGAGGCGATTCAGGGGATCTTGCTATCTTCTGATTTTGTTGGATACTTTCCTTTGTATATAGGGGATGATACTACTGATGAAAGTGTTTTTGCAGTGATTCAGGAACAAGGTCTATCTTTCAAAGTGGGAGACGAAGAGCAGCCTACCAAGGCCACCCATTTTCTAAAGAACCCAGCGCAGGTGCGGGATTTTTTGGCCCTGCTCGCAACCCAG